Proteins from a single region of Candidatus Goldiibacteriota bacterium:
- a CDS encoding GGDEF domain-containing protein has protein sequence MNQKYKETFKKYRAEFVIGTLLMLAVFHSAYSLYQGRMSDYLNSFNYNVVLIAAGLVIIFTALFSYPRIYKFKMLLSGAVLSSFFINLLLVYNRPFKGVKVMDISLDLYEKAQLMPEGFGIKIMLLLLALNLLLVILATATTGFAAGRAWAVSVFVFNIAVYVLVLNVFPAFEKDSDSYFNTFNLLVLVLTMIFSILTIEEEHNFGSVIVSLAVTVFYLNMHADPYEKTLILAPVMGMILFLGMLAHWISCLFHMANYDPLLKIYNRQYMEGIVSGVADAKIGNKLAVMMIDIDHFKKINDTYGHAAGDVVLNRVASIIRETALPEGIVCRYGGEEIIVFLRDKTAAEAHARAEKIRKNVKKAVFNYKGKSIKATLSIGTAYSDSGLNAISAKIKQADDNVYKAKKAGRDRVVN, from the coding sequence ATGAACCAAAAATATAAAGAAACATTTAAAAAATACAGGGCTGAATTTGTAATTGGCACTCTTCTTATGCTTGCGGTTTTTCATTCCGCTTATTCCCTTTATCAGGGCCGGATGTCAGATTACCTTAATTCCTTTAATTACAATGTTGTGCTTATTGCTGCGGGCCTGGTGATAATATTTACGGCGCTTTTTTCCTACCCCAGGATATATAAATTCAAAATGCTGCTGTCCGGCGCCGTGCTTTCATCTTTTTTTATAAATCTTCTTCTGGTATATAACAGGCCCTTTAAAGGGGTCAAAGTTATGGATATTTCCCTTGATTTATATGAAAAAGCGCAATTGATGCCGGAAGGGTTTGGCATAAAAATTATGCTTCTTCTGCTGGCGTTAAACCTGCTGCTGGTGATACTTGCCACGGCCACCACGGGATTTGCCGCGGGCAGGGCGTGGGCTGTGTCGGTCTTTGTTTTTAATATTGCCGTTTATGTCCTTGTGCTTAATGTTTTTCCGGCGTTTGAAAAGGACAGTGATTCGTATTTTAATACGTTCAACCTTCTGGTGCTTGTTCTGACAATGATTTTTTCCATCCTTACAATAGAAGAAGAACACAATTTTGGAAGCGTAATAGTAAGCCTGGCTGTAACGGTTTTTTATCTTAATATGCACGCTGACCCTTATGAAAAAACGCTTATACTGGCGCCGGTTATGGGAATGATTTTATTTCTTGGGATGCTTGCGCACTGGATAAGCTGCCTGTTTCATATGGCCAATTATGATCCGCTTCTCAAAATTTATAACAGGCAGTATATGGAAGGCATAGTAAGCGGCGTGGCGGACGCGAAGATAGGAAATAAACTTGCGGTGATGATGATAGACATTGACCATTTTAAAAAGATAAATGACACCTACGGCCACGCGGCCGGGGATGTTGTGTTAAACAGGGTGGCGTCTATAATCCGGGAAACCGCGCTGCCGGAAGGCATTGTCTGCCGGTACGGAGGCGAAGAGATAATAGTTTTTTTAAGGGATAAAACCGCGGCAGAGGCGCATGCCAGGGCGGAAAAAATAAGAAAAAACGTAAAGAAAGCTGTTTTTAATTATAAAGGCAAATCAATAAAAGCAACACTTAGCATAGGCACGGCGTATTCCGATTCAGGGCTTAACGCAATTAGCGCAAAAATAAAACAGGCGGATGATAATGTTTATAAAGCAAAGAAAGCGGGCAGGGACAGGGTGGTAAATTAA
- a CDS encoding divalent-cation tolerance protein CutA has product MQDKPCFVYVTADRQEDVDKIEEALLNEKLAACVSVMQGVQSSYWWNGTIEKAEEKLMMIATKETLVQEITQRVNELHSYEVPEVACVEIKNGNPNYIKWIMENTK; this is encoded by the coding sequence ATGCAGGATAAACCTTGTTTTGTTTATGTGACCGCGGACAGGCAGGAAGATGTGGATAAAATAGAAGAAGCGCTGCTTAATGAAAAACTTGCCGCCTGCGTAAGCGTTATGCAGGGGGTTCAGTCTTCTTATTGGTGGAACGGGACAATAGAAAAAGCCGAAGAAAAACTGATGATGATTGCCACCAAAGAAACGCTTGTACAGGAAATAACTCAAAGGGTAAATGAACTGCATTCATATGAAGTGCCGGAAGTGGCATGTGTTGAGATAAAAAACGGGAATCCAAACTATATAAAATGGATAATGGAAAATACAAAATGA